In Thermobaculum terrenum ATCC BAA-798, the DNA window CTCCCTGGACATAGATCACCACTGGTGGATTAGGTACGTAGCTCAACAACCGAGGATAGCCAGGAGAATCATATGCGTAAGGCTTAATCCCTCTAGACTCGAGCTTCTCCAGCTCCAAATGTGGATTGATCGATTTCCTGGCCTTAAGGATAATGCCTATCGATTTGTCATCCATCTCAGCAGCTTTCAGCTCCAAAGCATTAGCCTCCCAGGCACGCTGCAAACCACCAAAATGGGCTAGCAATTTCCTTATTCTCGCAGGGCCTATACTGGGAATACGGCTGAAAGCTATCCAATAAGGTAGATCGGGAAAATCTTCGCAAGAAGACATGGCGTAATTATAGCAGAGACAATAGGGACCTAGACTGCTAAGGAGCTCAAAACTCTTGGTATAATCCTGCAATGCAAAGTCTCCAGGAGATGCGTTTGACAGAAGGTCGACCTTTCATCTCTGTGATTATCCCTGCTTACAATGAGGCCAAACGCCTGCCAGTTACGATCCCTAGGATCGTTAGCTTCCTCAGCTCGCAGGGATGGCAATACGAGTTAATAGTTGTCGATGACGGGAGCACAGACGAAACGCAACAGATAGCTTGCCAGTTGAGTAAAGAATACCCATCCATTAGGCTGCTTAAGCTGCCACATAGAGGTAAAGGTCCTGCGGTGAGGGAAGGCGTGCTAGCGAGCACGGGTGATCTAGTACTATTTACGGACGCTGACCTCTCTACTCCAATCTCTCAACTCAGCAAATTACTTGCACGCATAGAGCAAGGATACGACATAGCTATTGGGAGCAGAGAAGGAGTGGGAGCTAGAAGGTATAAGGAACCCTTCTATCGACACCTAATGGGGAGAGTATTCAACCTGTTTGTCAGGTTACTAACATTGGCGCACTTCAATGACACTCAATGTGGTTTCAAGCTCTTCAGGAAACATGCAGCTAAGGACATTTTTTCAAACCTAGTGCTTTACGGTAGCACAGCCCCGGCCATCAAGGGTCCTATGGTTACAAGTCTGGATGTAGAAGTGCTTCAGATAGCAGCCAGGAGGGGTTATAAAGTTGCTGAAGTGCCGGTCGAATGGCACTATAGTTCCGGTAGCAAAGTCAGACCTGCTTTGGATTCATATAGAATGCTTAAGGATATAATCCGGATAAAGCTCAACGATCTACGGGGAATGTACGACAAGAAGTAGGTGATGAAATTGGGTATCTTCAGAAGGTTCTTCTCTGGCAAACAGGCAGACAAAGATGGGTTGTACCTCTACGTCAAGTGCAATTACTGCCAGGAACCCATACGTATCAGGGTAAACCCATCAACAGACCTAAACCCTCTTTATGAAGGTCCTGGAGACGATCCTAGCGGCTATGAGCTCAATAAGGAGATAATCGGCAACCGGTGCTTCAGATTGATAAGAGGCACTTGGTATTTCGACAAATCCAAGAGAATCATAGAGAGCAATATAGAAGGTGGCACCGAGATATCTGCCGAGGAATACAACCGCTTGCAAGGAGAATCTAGCGGAGAGTGAAGAAGGAACCTTCATTTGGAAAGGTATTGATAGTAGGGCTCGGACTCATAGGAGGCTCTATAGGTCTAGCGCTGACCGACAACAGGGTTGAGGTCCGAGGAGTGACCAGGAGCGTTAGTACGCTTGAAGAGGCTCTGAGAAGGGGAGCTATAACTGGAGGCTCCACCAGGCTGGAGGACGAGGCACCACATGCGGACTTGATAATACTGGCAGCTCCCACAAGAACCTCCATAAATCTTATCACCGATCTGGCTCAGCTAGCTAAAGAGGGCACAGTAATTACCGACGTATGTAGTAGTAAAGTTGACGTGGTCAGAGCAATGAATCAGCTTCCAAGACATCTAAGGGCTGTTGGTGGGCACCCAATGGCAGGGAAGGAAACACCTGGTATATCAGCAGCTGAGAAGGATCTCTTCCTGAACTCTCGTTGGGTACTCACCGAAACCAAAAGATCAGACCAAGAATCCAAATCCATATGCGAAGAACTAGCAAAGCTATGTGGGGCCAACGTACTGTGGCTAGACGCCGAAGAGCATGATCTGGCAGTCGCCTACATCAGCCACTTGCCACTACTCACTTCTGCAGCCCTAGTACTAGCTGCTGAGGAGGCAGATACAGAACTTACACATAAGTTGGCAGCAACAGGCTTTAGGGACAGCACCCGTTTAGCAGCAGGCGACCACCAAATGGGGGTAGACCTCATACTAACTAATTCTCGAAATATTCTCCAAGCCATAAATATGTTTGCACACGAGCTGCAGCGAATGGCAGATGCCATAGAAGCAGGAGATGAGGGCAAACTGCGATCTCTCCTGGAAGAAGCGGCCAACATCCGGAGAAATCGGTATTATAAAGATAATACTCATTAGATCTTTGTCCAGGGACCTTCATAGAATTCTCTATCAAAACCAATGATGAGGTTGACAAATTGGATATCACCATATCTCCAGCACGATCGGTCCACGGCAATATTATGCCGCCGGGAGACAAAAGTATATCCCA includes these proteins:
- a CDS encoding dolichyl-phosphate beta-glucosyltransferase; amino-acid sequence: MRLTEGRPFISVIIPAYNEAKRLPVTIPRIVSFLSSQGWQYELIVVDDGSTDETQQIACQLSKEYPSIRLLKLPHRGKGPAVREGVLASTGDLVLFTDADLSTPISQLSKLLARIEQGYDIAIGSREGVGARRYKEPFYRHLMGRVFNLFVRLLTLAHFNDTQCGFKLFRKHAAKDIFSNLVLYGSTAPAIKGPMVTSLDVEVLQIAARRGYKVAEVPVEWHYSSGSKVRPALDSYRMLKDIIRIKLNDLRGMYDKK
- a CDS encoding prephenate dehydrogenase; the encoded protein is MKKEPSFGKVLIVGLGLIGGSIGLALTDNRVEVRGVTRSVSTLEEALRRGAITGGSTRLEDEAPHADLIILAAPTRTSINLITDLAQLAKEGTVITDVCSSKVDVVRAMNQLPRHLRAVGGHPMAGKETPGISAAEKDLFLNSRWVLTETKRSDQESKSICEELAKLCGANVLWLDAEEHDLAVAYISHLPLLTSAALVLAAEEADTELTHKLAATGFRDSTRLAAGDHQMGVDLILTNSRNILQAINMFAHELQRMADAIEAGDEGKLRSLLEEAANIRRNRYYKDNTH